A genomic window from Paraburkholderia phytofirmans OLGA172 includes:
- a CDS encoding MarR family winged helix-turn-helix transcriptional regulator, whose translation MKILPLESDDCFAVRQAARHISRLYERHLSDAGLTPTQFSILCILSREPCLTMIQLAEAMVMDRTTLVRALKPLLRDQLVYDAPEVQGKRRLRVTISARGRERLEVASVHWQIAQASFERSYGSQAAAHLRGELFRITSDVSHLDSEDGLTRR comes from the coding sequence ATGAAGATCCTTCCACTCGAATCAGACGATTGCTTCGCTGTCCGACAGGCAGCCCGGCATATCTCCAGGCTCTACGAGCGTCACCTTTCCGATGCTGGCCTGACGCCCACCCAGTTCAGCATTCTCTGCATTCTGAGTCGCGAGCCCTGCCTGACGATGATCCAGCTGGCCGAGGCGATGGTCATGGACAGAACGACGCTCGTGCGTGCCCTTAAGCCTTTGCTGCGCGATCAGCTGGTCTACGACGCACCGGAAGTCCAGGGGAAGCGGCGACTGCGGGTCACGATCAGCGCGCGTGGGCGCGAGAGGCTCGAGGTAGCGTCCGTTCACTGGCAGATCGCCCAGGCCAGCTTCGAACGCAGCTACGGCTCGCAGGCGGCAGCTCACCTGAGAGGCGAGCTCTTTCGCATCACGAGCGACGTCTCTCATCTGGACAGCGAAGACGGGTTGACTCGTCGTTGA
- a CDS encoding MarR family winged helix-turn-helix transcriptional regulator translates to MLTKGTQSELGVTGMQARILHLLESGRCDSSSGLAQECGIDQSAVTRLIDRLKAHGLVHRVRSATDRRIVQIELTEHGRALAARVPPIARAVIERVQAGLTPAEVGFLVSLLRHVNRNCD, encoded by the coding sequence ATGTTGACAAAAGGAACGCAATCGGAACTCGGCGTTACCGGAATGCAAGCACGCATCCTGCACCTCCTGGAAAGCGGTCGGTGTGATAGCTCCTCGGGCCTCGCGCAAGAATGCGGCATCGATCAGAGTGCCGTGACAAGACTTATCGACCGCCTGAAAGCGCACGGACTCGTTCACCGGGTTCGAAGCGCAACGGACCGCCGGATCGTTCAAATTGAGTTGACCGAACACGGACGAGCACTGGCCGCTCGCGTACCACCAATCGCTCGCGCGGTCATCGAGCGTGTACAAGCTGGATTGACGCCAGCAGAGGTTGGGTTTCTGGTCAGCTTGCTGCGTCACGTCAACCGCAACTGCGACTAA